The Osmia lignaria lignaria isolate PbOS001 chromosome 14, iyOsmLign1, whole genome shotgun sequence genome has a window encoding:
- the LOC143305208 gene encoding palmitoyltransferase Hip14 yields MEHHHGSNDRYTCCSSNNNHDVRQSLMEMEFERGIWYAAQYNDLDRVKALLKKGTPIDAEDFAGYTALHYAARNGNDDICKFLIENGAAVNARTRCGRATPLHRAAMQGHSQIVRLLLKSGANPNLQDADGCTALHKVLVTTPSIPVCKLLVPRTDLTLQNNNKQSVKQLTQEKCPEILQFISTYE; encoded by the exons ATGGAGCACCATCATGGTAGCAATGATCGTTATACATGCTGCAGTTCAAATAATAATCACGATGTTCGTCAATCACTTATGGAAATGGAATTTGAACGTGGTATATGGTATGCAG CACAATATAATGATCTAGATCGCGTGAAAGCATTGCTGAAGAAAGGTACTCCTATTGATGCGGAAGATTTTGCTGGATACACAGCGTTACATTATGCTGCTCGAAACGGAAAtgatgacatttgtaaatttctaATAGAAAATGGTGCAGCGGTGAATGCACGAACACGTTGTGGACGTGCTACACCTTTACATAGAGCAGCAATGCAAGGTCACTCCCAAATTGTTCgacttttattaaaatcgggTGCAAACCCTAATTTACAAGATGCCGATGGTTGTACCGCCTTACATAAAGTACTTGTAACGACACCTTCTATACCAGTTTGTAAGCTTTTGGTACCACGCACCGATTTAACGTTGCAGAATAACAATAAGCAGAGTGTAAAACAATTGACACAAGAAAAATGTCCTGAAATCTTACAGTTTATATCAACTTATgagtaa